One Gemmatimonadota bacterium DNA window includes the following coding sequences:
- a CDS encoding NAD(P)/FAD-dependent oxidoreductase, with protein MSATAGRYRSCSTGERPDGGGPLHTVIVGNGVTGVTAATRLRQLQPDWKITLVSGESAFHYSRPALMYIFMGHMTYEATKPFEDRFWRDQRLDLVRDWVTGIDIEDKQLVLHRNGRLPYDRLLIATGAKSNKFGWPGQDLEGVQGLYNLKDLRQLYKNAERARHAVIVGGGLIGIELAEMLHSRHIHVTFLIRESSYWCNILPMEESGMINRLIEEQGIGLIRETNLKEIVDDGSGRVDAVVTEFDDRIDCQLVGLTPGVSPNTDLVKATPIETGRGVLVDHSFRTNIPDIYAAGDCAEIVSRNGGRNLIQQVWYTGKKQGKAAGEVLAGEDTAYDPGIWFNSAKFFDLEYQTYGMILSTPQPGELHLYWEHPSHRHAVRVVGADGCIKAFNFMGIRARHEVCERWIAERRTVEYVLDHLEEANFDPEFFVRHETEIVRSLKEQLA; from the coding sequence ATGTCCGCAACAGCCGGGAGGTACAGAAGCTGTTCTACGGGCGAACGGCCTGACGGAGGTGGACCATTGCACACCGTGATCGTTGGGAACGGCGTAACCGGCGTAACGGCCGCCACGCGGCTCAGGCAGCTTCAGCCGGATTGGAAGATCACGCTGGTATCGGGTGAATCGGCCTTCCACTACTCCCGCCCCGCCCTCATGTACATCTTCATGGGGCACATGACCTACGAGGCGACGAAACCCTTCGAGGACCGTTTCTGGCGCGACCAGCGCCTGGACCTGGTCAGGGACTGGGTCACCGGCATCGATATCGAGGACAAGCAGCTGGTGCTGCACCGGAACGGACGACTGCCCTATGACCGGCTGCTGATCGCCACCGGCGCCAAGTCGAACAAGTTCGGCTGGCCGGGGCAGGATCTCGAGGGCGTTCAGGGCCTGTACAACCTGAAAGACCTGCGCCAGCTGTACAAGAACGCGGAGCGGGCCCGTCACGCGGTCATCGTCGGCGGCGGGCTGATCGGCATCGAACTGGCCGAGATGCTCCATTCGAGGCACATCCACGTCACCTTTCTCATCCGCGAGTCGTCCTACTGGTGCAACATCCTGCCCATGGAGGAGTCGGGCATGATCAACCGGTTGATCGAGGAGCAGGGCATCGGCCTGATCCGGGAGACCAACCTGAAGGAGATCGTGGACGACGGCTCGGGCAGGGTCGATGCGGTCGTCACCGAGTTCGACGACCGGATCGACTGCCAGCTCGTCGGCCTGACACCGGGCGTTTCGCCCAATACGGACCTGGTCAAGGCGACCCCCATCGAAACCGGCCGGGGCGTTCTGGTCGACCATTCCTTCCGCACGAACATCCCCGACATCTACGCCGCGGGAGACTGCGCGGAAATCGTCAGCCGGAACGGAGGCCGCAACCTGATCCAACAGGTCTGGTATACGGGCAAGAAACAGGGCAAGGCGGCCGGTGAGGTGCTGGCCGGTGAGGATACGGCATACGATCCGGGGATCTGGTTCAATTCGGCCAAGTTCTTCGACCTGGAGTACCAGACCTACGGCATGATACTGAGCACGCCACAGCCCGGCGAGCTGCACCTTTACTGGGAACATCCCTCCCACCGCCACGCCGTCCGCGTCGTCGGCGCCGACGGGTGTATCAAGGCCTTCAATTTCATGGGAATACGCGCCCGCCACGAGGTGTGCGAACGCTGGATCGCCGAACGGCGCACTGTGGAGTACGTCCTGGACCACCTGGAAGAAGCCAACTTCGATCCGGAGTTTTTCGTCCGCCACGAGACGGAAATCGTTCGCTCGTTAAAGGAGCAACTCGCATGA
- a CDS encoding 2OG-Fe(II) oxygenase → MNDSALDLIDATTYPIHQPGSATYRTLVGRCRDDLAAQSACLLPGFITEEARVRMVAEVDRAAPDAFPCRRPHNVYLEEHDDAFPSDHPRRRTQATELDSVAFDQFRPSDGLHRLYVWDPLLSFVADVLDKEHYYRMADPLAALTVNVMREGQNHGWHFDESEATTTLMLQAPEAGGVFEYAPDVRPADGDGYEIVDQVLRGRYPDIRTLAVKPGTLILFVGYRSMHRVTPVEGPVTRYVAAFCYKDRPNVRNSREVQKLFYGRTA, encoded by the coding sequence GTGAACGATTCGGCGCTGGACCTCATCGACGCGACGACTTACCCCATTCACCAGCCCGGATCGGCCACGTACCGCACCCTGGTCGGCAGGTGCAGGGACGACCTGGCGGCCCAGAGCGCCTGCCTGCTGCCAGGCTTCATCACGGAGGAAGCGCGGGTTCGCATGGTGGCCGAGGTAGACCGCGCCGCCCCGGACGCCTTTCCGTGCCGAAGACCCCATAACGTCTACCTGGAAGAACACGACGACGCCTTTCCGTCCGACCACCCGCGGCGGAGGACCCAGGCCACGGAACTGGATTCGGTCGCCTTCGACCAGTTCCGCCCCTCCGACGGCCTGCACCGGCTCTACGTCTGGGATCCGCTTCTGTCCTTTGTCGCCGACGTACTCGACAAGGAACACTACTACCGGATGGCGGACCCGCTGGCCGCGCTGACCGTTAATGTCATGCGCGAGGGCCAGAATCACGGCTGGCATTTCGACGAATCCGAGGCGACGACCACCCTCATGCTTCAGGCGCCCGAAGCGGGGGGCGTTTTCGAGTACGCCCCGGATGTGCGTCCCGCGGACGGAGACGGCTACGAGATCGTGGACCAGGTGCTGCGTGGCCGCTACCCCGACATTCGCACGCTCGCGGTGAAACCCGGCACGCTCATCCTCTTCGTCGGCTACCGGTCCATGCACCGGGTGACCCCCGTCGAGGGTCCGGTGACACGGTACGTCGCCGCGTTCTGCTACAAGGACCGGCCCAATGTCCGCAACAGCCGGGAGGTACAGAAGCTGTTCTACGGGCGAACGGCCTGA
- a CDS encoding amino acid permease: protein MAIPSEQKEKTGLVRQLGLFDTTMIIIGIVIGSGIFLTTGLMARGIPSASLILLAWLFGGLHALAGALAYGELGAAMPRAGGQYVYLREAYGPFCGFLFGWVSFTMYLTGIIAALGVGFAEYAGYFIPAIGMNNVFFETEIALPGWTFPYALSAGHLTALVLVLLLTVVNYRGVTFSKYITNVSSVIKVSALGLFILFGLWSGSAQPIDFRINAQGIDFGQLVVAFGVALIAVSWAFAGWEEVTFVAGEVRQPGRNLPRALVMGTAIVTIVYLLVNYIYLKALPVGEMAGVVRVGEAAANVLFGETGAVLLSAAVIVSIVGALNATVLVGPRVYFAMARDGLFFRRAGSVHPRFRTPGPAVVFQAAWACVLTLSGTFEDLITFVTFANLMLWIAGAAAVFTLRRKRPDLPRPYRAWGYPVVPLLFIAGSAGILANMLFETPVESIAGLALTALGVPAYLFLRRRTPALSTTDS from the coding sequence ATGGCAATTCCGAGCGAGCAAAAAGAAAAGACTGGCCTGGTCCGCCAGCTTGGCCTTTTCGACACGACGATGATCATCATCGGCATCGTGATCGGATCGGGGATCTTCCTCACGACCGGCCTGATGGCCCGGGGCATACCGTCCGCGTCGCTCATTCTGCTGGCCTGGCTGTTCGGCGGCCTGCACGCCCTCGCCGGCGCGCTGGCCTACGGCGAACTCGGCGCCGCCATGCCCCGTGCGGGCGGCCAGTACGTCTACCTCCGGGAAGCCTACGGGCCGTTCTGCGGGTTCCTGTTCGGCTGGGTTTCCTTCACCATGTACCTGACCGGCATCATCGCCGCCCTCGGCGTGGGATTCGCCGAATACGCGGGCTACTTCATCCCCGCGATCGGGATGAACAACGTATTCTTCGAAACCGAAATCGCCCTGCCCGGCTGGACCTTTCCGTACGCCCTCTCCGCCGGGCACCTCACCGCACTCGTCCTCGTCCTCCTGCTCACGGTGGTGAACTACCGCGGCGTAACCTTCAGCAAGTACATCACCAACGTTTCCTCGGTGATCAAGGTCTCCGCGCTCGGGTTGTTCATCCTGTTCGGGCTCTGGTCCGGGTCCGCCCAGCCGATCGACTTTCGTATCAACGCGCAGGGGATCGACTTTGGACAGCTGGTGGTCGCCTTCGGCGTCGCCCTGATCGCCGTGTCCTGGGCCTTCGCCGGCTGGGAGGAGGTCACCTTCGTCGCCGGCGAAGTCAGGCAGCCCGGACGGAACCTGCCGCGGGCCCTCGTCATGGGCACCGCGATCGTCACCATCGTCTACCTGCTGGTGAACTACATCTACCTGAAAGCGTTGCCGGTGGGGGAAATGGCCGGGGTCGTCCGAGTCGGGGAAGCCGCCGCCAACGTGCTCTTCGGTGAAACCGGCGCCGTACTGCTGTCGGCCGCCGTCATCGTGTCCATCGTCGGCGCGCTGAACGCCACCGTCCTGGTGGGCCCCCGCGTCTATTTTGCCATGGCGAGGGACGGGCTGTTCTTCAGGCGTGCGGGATCGGTCCATCCCAGGTTCCGCACGCCGGGGCCGGCGGTGGTGTTTCAGGCGGCCTGGGCCTGCGTGCTCACCCTCAGCGGCACCTTCGAAGACCTGATCACCTTCGTCACCTTCGCCAATCTCATGCTGTGGATCGCCGGCGCCGCCGCGGTATTCACGCTTCGCAGGAAACGGCCCGACCTGCCAAGACCCTACCGCGCCTGGGGCTATCCGGTCGTCCCCCTGCTGTTCATCGCCGGTTCCGCCGGTATTCTCGCCAACATGCTCTTCGAGACGCCCGTCGAATCCATCGCGGGTCTCGCGCTGACCGCCCTGGGCGTCCCCGCCTACCTGTTCCTTCGACGCCGCACGCCGGCGCTGTCAACAACAGACAGCTAG
- a CDS encoding AbgT family transporter: MNTDRRQQQQPVQHQPASAGSAATGGFLDTIERVGNRLPDPATLFLIGALFIIVLSDIAARGQWTVVQRLPEQVVLQDGSTGVEWRETGETFRSTSLLTRDGLFWVVANMVENFMRFPPLGVVLVGMLGIGVAERTGMIGALLKAFMLAVPGRLLTPAMVFIGIMSSMTLDAGYVILPPLAAALYKAVGRSPLAGLAAVFAGVSAGFNANLFVTGLDPLLAGLSTAGAQTIDAAYQVAATCNWYFMIVSTVIMTLAGWLVTAWFVERRLASKPPEEGGPAPASSDGPDEHALTAVEKRGMARASLAFLAVLSAIVFMILWPGAPLHGTGSLFDRWVEAIVPLLLFCFILPGIVYGISVGAIKSDKDAARLLIETIATMAPIIVLAFFAAQFIAYFQYSGLGQMLAMAGGQALGQAQMPAWMLMIAFILVTLAFNLLIGSMSAKYALFAPIFIPMFMMVGISPELTQAAYRIGDSVSNIVTPLNPYLVIILVFMRQFVPRGGMGTLISTMLPYTVVFAVIWTVLLVAWMALGIPLGPAGGLVYVP; encoded by the coding sequence ATGAATACCGACAGGCGGCAACAGCAACAACCCGTGCAGCATCAACCGGCGTCTGCGGGTTCAGCGGCTACAGGCGGATTCCTCGACACCATCGAGCGGGTCGGGAACCGCTTGCCGGATCCCGCGACGCTCTTCCTGATCGGCGCACTGTTCATCATCGTCCTCTCCGACATCGCGGCCCGCGGCCAGTGGACCGTGGTCCAGCGCCTGCCGGAACAGGTGGTCCTGCAGGATGGATCTACCGGCGTGGAATGGCGCGAGACGGGGGAGACCTTCAGGTCCACCAGCCTGCTTACCCGGGACGGCCTCTTCTGGGTCGTGGCCAACATGGTGGAGAACTTCATGCGGTTTCCGCCCCTCGGCGTCGTGCTGGTCGGGATGCTGGGCATTGGAGTGGCGGAGCGGACCGGCATGATCGGCGCCCTGCTCAAGGCATTCATGCTGGCGGTCCCGGGCCGGTTACTGACCCCGGCCATGGTCTTCATTGGCATCATGTCGTCCATGACGCTCGACGCCGGATACGTCATTCTACCGCCCCTCGCGGCCGCGCTGTATAAGGCGGTCGGCCGGTCGCCGCTGGCCGGCCTTGCCGCCGTATTCGCGGGGGTGTCCGCCGGATTCAACGCCAACCTCTTCGTGACGGGCCTGGATCCCCTGCTGGCCGGACTTTCCACGGCCGGGGCGCAGACGATCGACGCGGCCTACCAGGTCGCCGCCACGTGCAACTGGTACTTCATGATCGTGTCGACGGTGATCATGACCCTGGCGGGATGGCTCGTAACGGCCTGGTTCGTCGAGCGGCGCTTGGCGAGCAAGCCGCCCGAGGAAGGCGGACCCGCGCCCGCGTCGTCCGACGGTCCGGATGAACACGCCCTTACCGCCGTGGAGAAGCGGGGCATGGCCCGGGCGTCCCTGGCGTTCCTGGCGGTACTTTCGGCCATCGTGTTCATGATCCTGTGGCCCGGCGCTCCGCTGCACGGCACCGGTAGTCTGTTCGACCGGTGGGTGGAGGCCATCGTGCCCCTGCTGCTTTTCTGTTTCATCCTACCCGGCATCGTGTACGGGATCTCGGTAGGCGCCATTAAGAGCGACAAGGACGCGGCCCGGCTGCTCATCGAAACGATCGCCACTATGGCTCCGATCATCGTCCTGGCCTTCTTCGCCGCCCAGTTCATCGCCTACTTCCAGTATTCGGGACTCGGCCAGATGCTGGCGATGGCCGGCGGCCAGGCCCTCGGCCAGGCGCAGATGCCGGCGTGGATGCTGATGATAGCCTTCATCCTCGTCACGCTGGCGTTCAACCTGCTGATTGGCTCCATGTCCGCCAAGTACGCCCTCTTCGCGCCGATCTTCATCCCGATGTTCATGATGGTGGGCATCAGTCCCGAGCTGACGCAGGCGGCCTACCGGATCGGCGACTCCGTCAGCAACATCGTCACGCCCCTGAACCCCTACCTGGTGATCATCCTGGTCTTCATGCGCCAGTTCGTGCCCAGGGGGGGCATGGGCACGCTGATCTCCACGATGCTTCCCTATACTGTGGTATTCGCCGTCATCTGGACGGTTCTACTCGTGGCCTGGATGGCGTTGGGCATCCCCCTCGGCCCCGCGGGCGGACTGGTCTACGTACCCTGA
- a CDS encoding TIGR01777 family protein, whose amino-acid sequence MTILVTGGSGLIGRRLIYRLEQEGHRVLRLVRSRNLAGDRAVYWSTSEGGFDWDESGSTDAIVHLAGESILGRWTEAKKARIRDSRVGPTRNLCAFLAGMVSPPSVLVCASATGFYGHRGDEPLGEASPAGEGFLPAVSRAWEAATEPARDAGIRVVNLRIGMVLTPEGGALAAMRTPFRLALGGKVGDGRQYMSWITRDDLISVIRYALESDVLAGPVNAVSPQPVTNAEFTRTLGRVLRRPTPFTVPAFAVRLLFGQMGSDLLLASARVEPQRLLDADFQFEHADLEAALNDLLRAKPL is encoded by the coding sequence ATGACCATACTCGTTACCGGCGGATCGGGGTTGATCGGCCGCCGGCTGATCTACCGCCTCGAGCAGGAGGGCCATCGCGTCCTTCGCCTGGTCCGGTCCAGGAACCTGGCCGGCGACAGGGCGGTCTACTGGTCCACCTCGGAAGGCGGCTTTGACTGGGACGAATCCGGTTCCACTGACGCCATTGTCCACCTGGCGGGCGAGTCGATCCTGGGACGGTGGACCGAGGCCAAGAAGGCCCGGATCCGGGACAGCCGCGTCGGCCCCACACGCAACTTGTGCGCGTTTCTCGCCGGGATGGTGTCGCCGCCTTCGGTCCTGGTGTGCGCGTCGGCCACCGGTTTTTACGGCCACCGAGGCGACGAACCGCTCGGGGAGGCATCGCCGGCGGGGGAAGGATTTCTGCCGGCGGTGAGCAGGGCGTGGGAAGCGGCGACGGAACCGGCCCGAGACGCCGGGATCCGTGTCGTGAACCTGCGCATCGGCATGGTGCTCACCCCGGAGGGCGGTGCGCTGGCCGCCATGCGTACGCCCTTCCGACTGGCATTGGGCGGAAAGGTCGGGGACGGGCGCCAGTACATGAGCTGGATCACCCGGGACGACCTGATTTCCGTCATCCGATACGCCCTGGAATCGGATGTGCTGGCCGGTCCCGTGAACGCGGTTTCTCCGCAACCCGTAACCAACGCGGAATTTACCCGGACGCTGGGCCGGGTGCTGCGTCGTCCGACCCCATTTACGGTACCCGCCTTCGCCGTCCGCCTGTTGTTCGGCCAAATGGGAAGCGACCTGCTGCTCGCTAGCGCGCGCGTCGAACCCCAACGGCTTCTGGATGCGGATTTCCAGTTCGAGCATGCGGACCTGGAGGCTGCGCTGAACGACCTGCTACGGGCGAAGCCTTTATGA
- a CDS encoding SRPBCC family protein, with product MHVYRLKRTQILPVSLDAAWDFLCRPEHLRDLTPPGVRLTVTSDLPDRMYSGLIITYRLGLYSMFYFNWVTEITQAEPLSYFIDEQRSGPYRFWHHEHRLRSVEGGVEMKDLVHYALPFGVLGRMVHAAIVKNHLNAIFDYRREALADRFGTPPVR from the coding sequence ATGCATGTCTACCGGTTGAAACGCACGCAGATCCTGCCCGTATCCCTGGATGCCGCCTGGGATTTCCTGTGCCGGCCCGAGCACCTGCGCGACCTGACCCCGCCGGGTGTCCGGCTGACCGTGACTTCCGATCTCCCGGACCGCATGTACTCGGGTCTCATCATCACGTACCGGCTCGGACTCTACTCGATGTTCTACTTTAATTGGGTAACGGAAATCACTCAGGCAGAACCACTTAGCTACTTTATCGATGAACAGCGATCGGGGCCGTACAGGTTCTGGCACCACGAACACCGGCTGCGTTCCGTTGAGGGCGGAGTGGAAATGAAAGACCTGGTTCATTATGCCTTGCCATTTGGTGTGCTGGGCCGTATGGTACATGCGGCGATCGTGAAGAACCATCTCAACGCCATTTTCGACTACCGGCGCGAAGCCCTCGCCGATAGATTCGGTACTCCTCCCGTTCGCTGA
- a CDS encoding HlyC/CorC family transporter, with amino-acid sequence MNDLIIVLLLVAFNGFFVAAEFALVKIRMAEIEVMVQDGSRIAQTVRNILQNLDTYLSSCQLGVTLGSLGLGWFSERTVAALLEPLVLSLGFSAATAHLIAIPLALVVMTFLLITAGELVPKFVALQKYRQVALVIGIPLVVFYRVFRPFIWLLNVSANLMLRCLGIRVIDAHGESFTESELRIALVSMVAGGHVSRRERRIMENVLDLEEKVARRYMLPRNQIVFVNQNDPTEEKLRVVAESGHTRFPLCDEDLDQITGIIHVKDLMKGLYDEDQFASLESIAREPLFLPETIRLDALLLEFQRRNSVLAVLVDEFGTVSGMITLENVLEELVGPIQDEFDSEAPLIVRTGPHRFEVDASCPVDQVVRACGLELPDELTSDTTGGVMTELLGHIPRQGEQVRAGTHLMTALRVEPTRVQRLRIDRMAGMPDAAEADAGNDQG; translated from the coding sequence ATGAACGACCTCATTATCGTACTTCTGCTGGTCGCGTTCAACGGCTTCTTCGTAGCCGCGGAATTCGCCCTGGTCAAGATCCGGATGGCCGAAATCGAGGTCATGGTCCAGGATGGAAGCCGAATCGCGCAGACTGTACGGAATATACTGCAGAACCTGGACACCTATCTTTCCTCGTGCCAGCTGGGGGTAACGCTTGGAAGCCTGGGCCTGGGCTGGTTCAGCGAACGGACGGTGGCCGCCCTGCTAGAACCGCTCGTGCTGTCCCTGGGTTTTTCCGCGGCGACCGCCCATCTCATCGCGATCCCGCTCGCCCTCGTGGTGATGACTTTCCTGCTCATCACGGCCGGCGAGCTCGTGCCCAAGTTCGTCGCCCTGCAGAAGTACCGGCAGGTGGCGCTGGTCATCGGCATTCCCCTCGTCGTGTTCTACCGGGTGTTTCGACCCTTCATCTGGCTGCTGAACGTAAGCGCGAATCTCATGCTCAGATGCCTGGGCATCCGGGTGATCGACGCGCACGGGGAATCGTTCACCGAATCGGAACTGCGCATCGCCCTGGTCAGCATGGTGGCCGGCGGGCACGTCTCCCGGCGGGAACGCCGGATCATGGAAAACGTGCTCGACCTCGAGGAAAAGGTGGCCCGGCGCTACATGCTACCCCGCAACCAGATCGTGTTCGTGAACCAGAACGACCCCACCGAAGAGAAACTGCGCGTCGTAGCCGAATCCGGACACACGCGTTTCCCGCTCTGTGACGAGGACCTGGACCAGATCACAGGGATCATTCACGTCAAGGACCTCATGAAGGGCCTTTACGACGAAGACCAGTTCGCCTCCCTGGAAAGTATCGCCCGCGAGCCGCTGTTCCTGCCCGAGACCATCCGCCTCGACGCACTGCTCCTGGAGTTCCAGCGGCGCAATTCCGTACTGGCCGTCCTGGTGGACGAGTTTGGAACGGTTTCCGGGATGATCACGCTGGAGAACGTACTGGAAGAACTGGTAGGCCCGATTCAGGATGAATTCGACAGCGAGGCGCCACTTATCGTACGGACGGGACCTCACCGGTTCGAGGTCGATGCCAGTTGCCCCGTCGACCAGGTCGTCCGCGCCTGCGGCCTGGAACTGCCCGACGAACTGACTTCGGATACCACGGGCGGAGTCATGACCGAACTGCTGGGCCACATTCCCAGGCAGGGGGAACAGGTCCGTGCCGGCACCCACCTGATGACGGCGCTGCGCGTGGAGCCGACCCGCGTCCAGCGGCTCAGGATCGATCGCATGGCCGGCATGCCCGATGCGGCGGAAGCGGATGCGGGAAACGATCAGGGGTAA
- a CDS encoding aldo/keto reductase — MEYRQLGRYGVRVSPICLGTAFRGFWAGRTDEKTCLRTIETAVDLGINFIDCANFYFGGRCEEVLGKALAAMKDKRDNLVISSKVWSEIGPGPNDKGTSRYHIMREIDRSLKRLGLDHIDLYLLHHFDPDTPLDETLDAMNDVVRQGKARYIGMCNYTAAQVVEALWVADRHGFATPACLQSQYNLIHRSGVETELLDRCRRHGLGMMTYSPIAVGLLTGRCRRGEDPPAGSVWANDIDRFRKIMTPAVDQLVATLIDVAAELGRTPAQVAFAWILDHPEVTAAMTGPDLPEHVEEVCGGAGWHLPPEMRSKLDEASAPDRLGQVE; from the coding sequence ATGGAATACCGGCAACTCGGCCGCTACGGCGTGCGCGTGTCTCCCATCTGTCTCGGTACGGCGTTCCGGGGGTTCTGGGCCGGACGGACGGACGAGAAAACCTGCTTACGCACGATCGAAACGGCGGTGGATCTCGGGATCAACTTCATCGATTGCGCGAACTTCTACTTCGGCGGCAGATGCGAGGAAGTGCTGGGCAAGGCCCTGGCCGCCATGAAGGACAAGCGGGACAACCTGGTGATCTCCAGCAAGGTCTGGAGCGAGATCGGGCCGGGGCCGAACGACAAGGGCACCTCCCGCTATCATATCATGCGGGAGATCGACCGTTCGCTGAAGCGCCTGGGGCTGGATCATATCGATCTCTATCTCCTGCACCATTTCGATCCCGACACGCCCCTGGACGAGACCCTGGACGCCATGAACGACGTGGTGAGGCAGGGCAAGGCCCGGTATATCGGCATGTGCAACTACACGGCTGCCCAGGTCGTCGAAGCGCTGTGGGTGGCCGACCGGCACGGCTTCGCGACGCCGGCATGCCTGCAGAGCCAGTACAACCTGATCCATCGATCCGGCGTGGAGACCGAACTGCTCGACCGGTGCCGCCGGCATGGACTGGGGATGATGACGTACAGCCCCATCGCCGTCGGACTGCTTACGGGCCGGTGCAGACGGGGCGAGGATCCCCCCGCGGGCTCGGTCTGGGCGAACGATATCGATCGGTTCAGGAAGATCATGACTCCGGCCGTCGATCAGCTCGTCGCCACGTTGATCGACGTGGCCGCGGAGCTCGGCAGGACCCCCGCGCAGGTCGCCTTCGCATGGATCCTGGATCATCCCGAAGTGACGGCCGCCATGACGGGACCCGATCTACCGGAGCACGTGGAAGAGGTCTGCGGCGGAGCGGGTTGGCATCTGCCCCCCGAGATGCGAAGCAAACTGGACGAGGCTTCCGCCCCGGACCGGCTCGGACAGGTCGAGTAG
- a CDS encoding amidohydrolase → MTEIESKAANPIGLIDCDLHHGVVEIEDLFPYLPGHYVEYVKDFGSMMPGLVYTNLPKGGCRAELWEHTETHPSSNIELARRHHLDEYGIDVALLTGVTVYGAAVHPDADFGAAMCQAFNDWTLETWIKADGRFRASVAIAPSDPKQAAAEIRRIGSRPEVLQVIMPAGGRMPFGNRFYDPIYEAAQEYRLPMCVHFGVEGAGFANAPTAAGYPSYYLEMRMARPQIAMAHVSSLICEGTFEKFPGLKFLFIEHDTFWVPGLMWHMDADWKAVRDYTPWVKRPPSEYIRDHVRFGCQPMEQPPTRKDLKTFLEWLHADEILVYASDYPHWDWESPDSVLPGVDARLKNRVFVETARELYGLDEHGKPCE, encoded by the coding sequence ATGACTGAAATCGAATCGAAAGCCGCCAACCCCATCGGTCTCATCGACTGCGACCTGCATCACGGTGTCGTGGAAATCGAAGATCTATTCCCTTACCTCCCCGGTCATTACGTGGAGTACGTGAAGGACTTCGGGTCCATGATGCCCGGCCTTGTCTATACCAATCTCCCCAAAGGCGGCTGCCGCGCCGAACTCTGGGAGCACACCGAAACCCATCCGAGCAGCAACATCGAGCTGGCCCGCAGGCACCATCTCGACGAATACGGCATCGACGTCGCCCTGTTGACGGGGGTTACGGTGTACGGAGCGGCGGTGCACCCGGACGCCGACTTCGGCGCCGCAATGTGCCAGGCCTTCAACGACTGGACCCTGGAGACCTGGATCAAGGCGGACGGCCGTTTCCGTGCGTCGGTGGCCATCGCGCCGTCCGACCCGAAGCAGGCGGCCGCGGAGATCCGGCGGATCGGCAGTCGTCCCGAAGTACTCCAGGTCATCATGCCCGCCGGGGGGCGCATGCCTTTCGGGAACCGGTTCTATGACCCGATTTACGAAGCGGCGCAGGAGTACCGGCTTCCCATGTGCGTGCACTTCGGCGTGGAGGGCGCCGGCTTTGCCAATGCCCCCACGGCGGCCGGATATCCCTCTTACTACCTGGAAATGCGCATGGCCCGGCCCCAGATCGCCATGGCGCACGTCTCGAGCCTGATCTGCGAAGGGACCTTCGAGAAATTCCCCGGGCTGAAGTTCCTCTTCATCGAACACGATACCTTCTGGGTACCGGGCCTCATGTGGCACATGGACGCCGACTGGAAGGCGGTCCGCGACTACACGCCCTGGGTCAAAAGGCCTCCGAGCGAGTATATCCGTGACCACGTCAGGTTCGGATGCCAGCCCATGGAACAGCCGCCGACCCGAAAGGACCTCAAGACCTTCCTGGAGTGGCTGCACGCGGACGAGATCCTCGTGTACGCGAGCGACTATCCCCACTGGGACTGGGAATCGCCGGACTCGGTGCTTCCCGGCGTGGATGCGCGGCTTAAGAACAGGGTGTTCGTGGAGACGGCGCGGGAGTTGTACGGCCTGGACGAACACGGGAAACCCTGCGAATGA
- a CDS encoding Rieske (2Fe-2S) protein, which produces MSRRYVVSAVEDLPPGERRIVPAGGRGGIGVFNVGGRYYALRNRCPHKGGPLCRGRLRPHVTADEVYSVEQHEKQVLKCAWHQWEFDLATGRALYDPALRVKTFRVEIEEGNVILYLDGPESPAREEGDIP; this is translated from the coding sequence ATGAGCCGCCGTTACGTGGTATCCGCGGTCGAAGACCTTCCGCCGGGTGAACGGCGCATCGTCCCCGCGGGCGGGCGCGGCGGGATCGGCGTATTCAACGTCGGCGGCCGGTACTACGCCCTGCGGAACCGTTGCCCCCACAAGGGCGGGCCGCTCTGCCGCGGCCGCCTGAGGCCCCATGTAACGGCGGATGAGGTATACTCGGTCGAACAGCACGAGAAGCAGGTCCTGAAGTGCGCCTGGCACCAGTGGGAATTCGACCTCGCCACCGGCCGGGCGCTATACGATCCTGCGCTGCGGGTCAAAACTTTCCGGGTGGAGATCGAAGAGGGTAATGTGATCCTGTACCTGGATGGACCGGAATCGCCTGCGAGGGAAGAAGGGGACATCCCGTGA